A genomic window from Salvia miltiorrhiza cultivar Shanhuang (shh) chromosome 5, IMPLAD_Smil_shh, whole genome shotgun sequence includes:
- the LOC131024760 gene encoding late blight resistance protein R1-A-like, whose translation MAAAYATLVSAMNIINNLHHHPRPPISLSIQQAESLTQKINFLLEFLEGYNLHRDYSKEADPLESRIADAAYAAEYAIESHIYDEECSILSHIFDEVKNDGENMSSDGLYEALEKVIEDMASIEEEAKQIQGRVGVQHQLHTKSTPSDSSRSSSIPQQSSMVGADAVKLQMMDKLTSDRLHLHIIPIVGMGGSGKTTLAKTVYEERLIKEHFDICAWATISQEYVIKEIFAVLLRQFNIRVDDNLNEHELGEKLYRHLYGRRYLIIMDDMWSIDAWDRVRNYFPNSKNRSRIVVTTRLSALASKLPNSDSLGMKLLDEAESCELLSKTVFGEEGCPLELEEIGKKIGKSCKGLPLSIVVVGGLLAKSKHERECWEEIGENLNASVNLEDDERCLKILYMSYKQLPIHLKPCFLYMGVFPEDREILVSDLIKYWVAEGFVKAVSGKSLEEIAKEYLKDLIARNLVLRGGRMNWCRIHDLLRDLCLREAEKERFYNTASDNDVIGALPPMSEARCLTWNVGRKLSPLNMSLLRILKTTRYQWVKEDFSGHVDQLVNSRFLQIGHYSGGIIEWNFPSSIWRFWNLQTLIVANYYMREVTTAPTDFWYMSRIRHVKFHNGLRLPDPPYDQDDIVLGNLQSLGTVDDFKCSEQVVKKIPNLKKLVFYNWGDDELYCLSNLVCLTKLKSLVCSISRRSAINFPHSLKRLALQSNNCCWEDILDKVGVLPHLQKLTLDRGNFNEGKWETTEGQFRSLKFLTLRDTDNLEIWKIESSHFPCLERLRLIRVHKLREIPLEFAEIPTLREIRVEFCSDSIVVSAKRVSEEHEDYYGEEALQVRFYLGSNNEGLSESLDSPNFCVIRY comes from the coding sequence ATGGCAGCAGCTTACGCAACTCTAGTTTCTGCCATGAATATCATAAACAACCTTCACCATCATCCTCGCCCTCCTATTTCTCTCTCCATTCAACAAGCTGAGTCTCTCACTCAAAAGATTAATTTCCTGCTCGAATTTCTCGAGGGGTATAACCTCCATCGTGACTACTCCAAAGAAGCGGATCCATTGGAGTCTCGCATTGCAGATGCAGCTTATGCCGCCGAATACGCCATTGAATCTCATATTTACGATGAGGAATGTTCCAttttatctcatattttcgatGAGGTGAAAAATGATGGAGAAAATATGAGTTCTGATGGATTGTATGAAGCTCTCGAGAAGGTGATAGAAGACATGGCTTCGATCGAAGAGGAAGCCAAGCAAATTCAAGGGAGAGTTGGAGTCCAACATCAGCTGCACACAAAGTCAACGCCTTCGGATTCGTCGAGATCTTCTTCGATCCCGCAGCAGAGTAGTATGGTGGGTGCTGATGCTGTCAAGCTTCAAATGATGGATAAGCTCACTTCTGATCGCCTTCATCTACATATCATTCCCATTGTAGGGATGGGCGGCTctggtaagaccactcttgctaaAACTGTTTATGAAGAACGTCTTATTAAGGAGCATTTTGATATTTGTGCGTGGGCTACCATCTCTCAAGAATATGTCATTAAAGAAATTTTTGCAGTACTTCTTCGTCAGTTTAATATAAGAGTTGATGACAATTTGAATGAGCATGAATTAGGAGAAAAGTTGTATAGGCATCTGTATGGTAGAAGATACCTGATTAtaatggatgatatgtggagcaTCGATGCATGGGATAGAGTTAGGAATTATTTTCCGAATAGCAAAAACCGTAGCAGAATAGTGGTAACAACAAggctatctgctttggcttctAAATTACCTAACTCTGATAGCCTTGGGATGAAACTTTTGGATGAGGCTGAAAGTTGCGAGCTTCTCTCCAAAACTGTGTTTGGGGAAGAAGGTTGCCCTCTTGAATTGGAGGAAATCGGAAAAAAGATTGGAAAAAGCTGCAAAGGACTTCCATTGTCAATTGTTGTGGTGGGAGGCCTTTTGGCAAAGTCCAAACATGAAAGAGAGTGTTGGGAAGAGATAGGGGAAAACTTGAATGCAAGTGTTAATTTAGAGGATGATGAACGTTGCTTGAAAATACTATACATGAGTTACAAGCAATTGCCAATACATTTGAAACCATGTTTTCTCTATATGGGTGTTTTTCCTGAAGATCGGGAGATTCTTGTCTCAGACCTCATCAAATATTGGGTTGCGGAGGGATTTGTGAAAGCAGTAAGTGGGAAAAGCTTGGAAGAGATAGCAAAAGAGTATTTAAAAGACCTTATTGCTAGAAATCTTGTTTTAAGGGGGGGTAGAATGAACTGGTGCCGAATTCATGACTTGTTGAGAGACTTGTGCTTGAGAGAAGCTGAAAAAGAAAGGTTTTATAATACGGCATCAGATAATGATGTCATAGGGGCCTTGCCACCTATGTCAGAAGCTCGTTGTTTGACGTGGAATGTTGGACGAAAACTATCACCTCTCAATATGAGCTTGTTGAGGATACTGAAAACAACTAGATACCAATGGGTCAAAGAAGATTTTTCTGGACACGTGGATCAATTAGTTAATTCACGGTTCCTTCAAATAGGTCATTACTCTGGAGGAATAATTGAGTGGAATTTTCCTAGTTCAATATGGCGATTTTGGAATCTACAAACACTAATTGTTGCCAACTACTATATGCGTGAGGTTACTACTGCGCCAACTGATTTTTGGTACATGTCTCGCATCAGGCATGTTAAGTTCCACAACGGTCTTCGTCTCCCTGATCCTCCGTACGACCAAGATGACATAGTTTTGGGAAATCTGCAAAGCTTGGGGACAGTTGATGATTTCAAGTGTAGCGAACAAGTAGTCAAAAAAATTCCCAATCTAAAAAAATTGGTTTTTTATAATTGGGGAGATGATGAGTTGTATTGTTTGAGCAATCTCGTTTGTCTAACTAAACTTAAGTCCTTGGTTTGCTCAATTTCTCGAAGAAGTGCAATCAACTTTCCCCATTCGCTCAAGAGATTGGCTCTTCAAAGCAACAATTGTTGTTGGGAAGACATATTGGATAAGGTAGGTGTGTTGCCCCATCTTCAGAAGCTCACACTCGATCGGGGGAACTTCAATGAAGGGAAGTGGGAAACAACTGAAGGCCAATTTCGCAGCCTCAAATTCTTGACTCTTCGGGATACTGATAATCTAGAAATCTGGAAAATTGAAAGCTCCCACTTTCCATGCCTTGAACGCCTTCGTCTTATTCGAGTACATAAGTTGCGGGAAATCCCTTTAGAATTCGCAGAAATACCCACACTTAGAGAAATTCGTGTGGAATTTTGCAGCGATTCTATTGTGGTTTCTGCAAAGAGAGTATCGGAGGAACACGAGGACTATTACGGGGAAGAAGCCCTTCAAGTTCGCTTTTACCTCGGGAGTAATAACGAAGGACTGTCGGAGAGCTTGGATAGTCCTAACTTTTGTGTTATACGTTACTGA
- the LOC130984969 gene encoding putative late blight resistance protein homolog R1B-16 yields the protein MAAAYATLVSAMHIINNLQHHPRPPISLSIQQAESLTQKINFLLEFVEGYNPHRDYSKEADPLESRIADAAYAAEYAIESHILDQFTNNGENMSSHGLYESLEKVIEDMASIEEEAKQIQGRGGLQHQLPPDSSRSSSIPQQSSMVGADDVKFQMMDKLTSDSLHLQIIPIVGMGGSGKTTLARTAYEDRLIKEHFDICAWATISQEYVIKEIFAVVLRQFNIGVDDNLNEHELGEKLYRHLYGRRYLIIMDDMWSIDAWDRVRNYFPDSKNRSRIVVTTRLSALASKLPNSDSLGMKLLDEAESWELLSKTVFGEEGCPLELEEIGKKIGKSCKGLPLSIVVVGGLLAKSKHERECWEEIGENLNTSVNLEDDERCLKILYMSYKQLPIHLKPCFLYMGVLPEDEVIFFSDLIKYWVAEGFVKAVSGKSLEEIAKEYLKDLIARNLVLGGSRTNWCQIHDLLRDLCLREAEKERFYNTASDNDVIGAMPPMSKARCLTWNVGRKLSPLNMSLLRILKTTGYLWVEKDLSRHVDQLVNSRFLQIGQTYFEAIIEWNFLSSIWRFWNLQTLIVDDYRMREVITAPTDFWYMPHIRHVKFRNGLRLPDPPNDQDDIVLGNLQSLGKVFGFKCCKQVVEKIPNIKELVFENGGEYYDDKMYCLSNLDCLTKLESLNCFLCTRSAINFPHSLKRLVLRNNYNNSSYGWEDILDKVGVLPHLQKLTLEYGSFNEGKWETTEGEFRSLKFLTLMDTDNLEILKIESSHFPCLERLQLLQLNKLREIPSDFAEIATLREICVEYCSDSVVVSAKRISEEHEDYYGEEALQVRVYLGSTNEGLSESLDSPNFCVKRH from the coding sequence ATGGCAGCAGCTTACGCAACTCTAGTTTCTGCTATGCATATCATAAACAACCTTCAGCATCATCCTCGCCCTCCTATTTCTCTCTCCATTCAACAAGCTGAGTCTCTCACTCAAAAGATTAATTTCCTGCTCGAATTTGTCGAGGGGTATAACCCCCATCGTGACTACTCCAAAGAAGCAGATCCATTGGAGTCTCGCATTGCAGATGCAGCTTATGCGGCCGAATACGCCATTGAATCTCATATTTTGGATCAGTTCACAAATAATGGAGAAAATATGAGTTCTCATGGCTTGTATGAATCTCTCGAGAAGGTGATAGAAGACATGGCTTCGATCGAAGAGGAAGCCAAGCAAATTCAAGGGAGAGGTGGACTCCAACATCAGCTGCCTCCTGATTCGTCGAGATCTTCTTCGATCCCGCAGCAGAGCAGTATGGTGGGTGCTGATGATGTCAAGTTTCAAATGATGGATAAGCTCACTTCTGATAGCCTTCATCTACAGATCATTCCCATTGTAGGGATGGGCGGCTctggtaagaccactcttgctagAACTGCTTATGAAGATCGTCTAATTAAGGAGCATTTTGATATTTGTGCGTGGGCTACCATCTCTCAAGAATATGTCATTAAAGAAATTTTTGCAGTAGTTCTTCGTCAGTTTAATATAGGAGTTGATGACAATTTGAATGAGCATGAATTAGGAGAAAAGTTGTATAGGCATCTGTATGGTAGAAGATACTTGATTAtaatggatgatatgtggagcaTCGATGCATGGGATAGAGTTAGGAATTATTTTCCTGATAGTAAAAACCGTAGCAGAATAGTGGTAACAACTAggctatctgctttggcttctAAATTACCTAACTCTGATAGCCTTGGGATGAAACTTTTGGATGAGGCTGAAAGTTGGGAGCTTCTCTCCAAAACTGTGTTTGGGGAAGAAGGTTGCCCTCTTGAATTGGAGGAAATCGGAAAAAAGATTGGAAAAAGCTGCAAAGGACTTCCATTATCAATTGTTGTGGTGGGAGGCCTTTTGGCCAAGTCCAAACATGAAAGAGAGTGTTGGGAAGAGATAGGGGAAAACTTGAATACAAGTGTTAATTTAGAGGATGATGAACGTTGCTTGAAAATACTATACATGAGTTACAAGCAATTGCCAATACATTTGAAACCATGTTTTCTCTATATGGGTGTTCTTCCCGAAGATGAGGTGATTTTTTTCTCAGACCTCATCAAATATTGGGTTGCGGAGGGATTTGTGAAAGCAGTAAGTGGGAAAAGCTTGGAAGAGATAGCAAAAGAGTATTTAAAAGACCTTATTGCTAGAAATCTTGTTTTAGGGGGGAGTAGAACGAACTGGTGCCAAATTCATGACTTGTTGAGAGACTTGTGCTTGAGAGAAGCTGAAAAAGAAAGGTTTTATAATACGGCATCAGATAATGATGTCATAGGGGCCATGCCACCTATGTCAAAAGCTCGTTGTTTGACGTGGAATGTTGGACGAAAGCTATCACCTCTCAATATGAGCTTGTTGAGGATACTGAAAACAACTGGATACCTATGGGTCGAAAAAGATTTATCTAGACACGTGGATCAATTAGTTAACTCACGGTTCCTTCAAATAGGTCAAACTTACTTTGAAGCAATAATTGAGTGGAATTTTTTAAGTTCAATATGGCGATTTTGGAATCTACAAACACTAATTGTTGACGACTACCGTATGCGTGAGGTTATTACTGCGCCAACTGATTTTTGGTACATGCCTCACATCAGGCATGTTAAGTTCCGCAACGGTCTTCGTCTCCCAGATCCTCCTAACGACCAAGATGACATTGTTTTGGGAAATCTGCAAAGCCTGGGGAAAGTATTTGGATTCAAGTGTTGCAAACAAGTGGTAGAAAAAATTCCCAATATAAAAGAATTGGTTTTTGAGAATGGGGGAGAGTACTATGATGATAAGATGTACTGCTTGAGCAATCTTGATTGTCTAACTAAACTTGAGTCCTTAAATTGCTTTCTTTGTACAAGAAGTGCAATCAACTTTCCCCATTCACTCAAGAGATTGGTTCTTCGTAACAACTACAACAACTCGAGTTATGGTTGGGAAGACATATTGGATAAGGTAGGTGTGTTGCCCCATCTTCAGAAGCTCACACTCGAATATGGGAGTTTCAACGAAGGGAAGTGGGAAACAACTGAAGGCGAATTCCGCAGCCTCAAATTCTTGACTCTCATGGATACTGATAATCTAGAAATCTTGAAAATTGAAAGCTCCCACTTTCCATGCCTTGAGCGCCTTCAACTTCTTCAACTAAACAAGTTGCGGGAAATTCCTTCAGATTTCGCAGAAATAGCCACACTTAGAGAAATTTGTGTGGAATATTGCAGCGATTCTGTTGTGGTTTCTGCAAAAAGAATATCAGAGGAACACGAGGACTATTACGGGGAAGAAGCCCTTCAAGTTCGCGTTTACCTCGGGAGTACTAACGAAGGACTGTCGGAGAGCTTGGATAGTCCTAACTTTTGTGTTAAACGTCACTGA
- the LOC131024761 gene encoding hyoscyamine 6-dioxygenase-like — MLRILEAISEGLGLKPKYLDGEIIKSQVLSVNHHIPCPDPSLTLGMPLHTDPNLITTLQQCSVPGLQVLRHHQWMDVEPNPAAFLVIPGLQLKVISNGRFSSPVHRVVTHSREARTTIGSFLIPSPEIVIEPAEEYAGDRPVYKGFTYEEFFSCFIRSNCEADAALAFFKNETNSKSTTLL, encoded by the exons ATGCTGAGGATTCTAGAAGCGATATCGGAAGGGCTAGGGCTGAAACCTAAATATTTAGACGGCGAGATTATCAAGAGTCAAGTGCTATCAGTGAATCATCACATTCCATGCCCTGATCCGAGCCTCACGCTTGGAATGCCACTACATACTGATCCAAACCTTATCACCACATTGCAGCAGTGCTCCGTCCCGGGCCTCCAAGTCCTCCGCCACCACCAATGGATGGATGTTGAGCCCAACCCCGCCGCGTTCCTCGTCATCCCTGGCCTCCAACTCAAG GTGATAAGCAATGGGAGATTTTCGAGCCCGGTTCATAGAGTGGTGACGCATTCGCGAGAGGCGAGGACGACGATCGGGTCGTTCTTGATTCCGTCGCCGGAGATCGTTATTGAGCCGGCGGAGGAGTACGCCGGCGACCGCCCCGTCTACAAAGGCTTCACTTATGAAGAGTTTTTCAGCTGCTTCATTAGGAGCAACTGTGAAGCTGATGCTGCACTCGCCTTCTTCAAAAATGAGACCAATTCAAAATCAACAACGTTGCTCTAA